The DNA sequence TCGCCACCACCGGCACGATCTTGACGCCGTTCGCGTGGGCGAGGCGCAGGAACCCCTTGCGCCCGTCGAACACGATGCGGTTGCGGTCCCGCCACGGGCGCAGCGCCTCCACGTCGCCGCCCGGATAGACCAGCACGTTGGCGCCGCCGCGCAGCAACTCCGCCGCGGTATCCATGTCCGCCTGCACCATCCCGAACTTGCGGGCGAAGTCGCCCACCACCGGCATGCGGGTGACGATCTTGTGCGCCAATCCCACCAGCGGCCGCCCCTCCACGGTGAAGAATGTGTGATAGCCGAGGAGGAACACGAACGTGTCCGGAATGTCGGCGCCGCCGCTGTGATTGCCCACGAACAGCACCGGCTCGTCGGGGACGTTGTCGAAACCGTCCACCTCGGCCCGGAAATACAGGCGCGCGGCCAGCCAGAAGCGCGGCAGCATCTCCCGGATGAACTCGGGGTCCCGCCCCTCCAGCCCGCCCGGCCCCGGCGTGAGCGCGCGGCGCACCGCCGCCGCCGGCTTTCCCAGCAGCGCCGTCCATCCGCCCATCACTGCCCCGTTTCCAGTGTCCGTACCGATCCGTCACTCCTATCGTCACAGATCCGGCCGCGTTCAGCCTATCGAGGTGGGCCCCCGCGCGCCGACAGTCCGCCGCCTGCCGCCCCCGGGCCCCGCCCCGGCGCGCGGTCGCCGGGGCCGACGACGATCATGGGCGCCATGCCTCCGATGGATTCCGAGCGGGCGCTGCACGCGCTGGCGCCGTTCACCTCCGACCCGATGGCGTGGACGCACCTGTCGGCCAGCGAACTCGTGCACCACCGTGCGGCCGTGCAGCCCGACGACGCGGCCTACCTCTCCCCCGCGGGCACCACCACCTGGGCCGAGTACGACGCGCTGGCCGACGCGGTCCGCGACGCCGCTGCGACGCTGCCAGGGCCCGCCACCGCGCTGGTCTTCCTGCCGGACACCGCCGAGTTCCACGCCGCGATCGTCGGCCTGTACCGGGCGGGAGTGCTCGCGGCCGCCACCGGCGCGCGCTCCGGCACGGCCGAACTGGCCCACATCGCCTCCGCATCGGACGCCACCGTCCTCGTCACCGCGCCCGAGATGCGCGGGGCGACCGCGCACGCACTGGCCGACGCTGTGCGTGCACGTGGGGCGAATATCGCGCACACCCTCCTCGTCGAACCGGGACGCGTCACCGTCGACGGTGCGACCCCGGGCCGTCCCGCTGTTCCGGAGAGGGCGTTCTCCGTCGATGACGTGTCCTATCTCAACGCCACCTCCGGCACGACCGGTCTGCCCAAGCTCGTCACCCACACGCAGCGGCGCTGGACGACGTTCGCGGCGATCGCCTGCCGGGGCGCGGACCTGGCGCCCGACGAGGTCGTCGCGTCGTTCGTGCCCGCGCCCTACGGGTTCGGCCTATGGACCGCGCATTTCCTGCCGGCGCTGCTCGGGCGGCCGGCGGTGGTGCTCGACCGTTTCGACGCCACCGCCGCCGTGCGGCTCCTCGCCGAGCACCGCGCGACCCTCCTGGGCGCGGTGAGCACCCAGTTCCGGATGATGTTGCAGGCCGACCCGGACGGGCTCGCCCGGCTCGACGGACTGCGCGTGATGTACACGGGCGGCGAAGCGGTGCCCCGTACGGAGGCGGAGCGCTTCGAGGCGCTCACCGGCGCCAAGGTTCTCCAGTTCTACGGGTCCAACGAGGCGGGCGGGGTCAGCGCCACGACGGTGTTCGACGACGACGAGACGCGGCTGGGCACCGGCGGGCACGTCCTCGACGAGATGCGCCTGCGCCTCGTCGACGCCGGGCGCGAGGTGCGCGGACCGGGCGTCCGGCGCGGGCAGCCCGCGGTGCGCGGACCGTTGGCGTCTCCCGGGTACTTCCGCGACGAGGCCGCCGATGCGGAGCTGTTCACCGACGACGGCTGGTTGCTGCTGGGCGACGTCGTCGAAGTGGACGAGGAGAACCGGCTCCGGGTGGTGGGCCGGGTGGCGGACGTGATCATCCGCGGGGGCAAGAACATTTCGGCCGCCGAGGTGGAGGACCTGGTGCGCGAGCACCCGTCGGTGTCGATGGTCGCTGCGGTCGGCGTGCCGGACACCGTGTTCGGGGAGCGGCTGTGCGTGGTCGTCGCACTCGAGGCCGGGGCCGCGCTGTCGCTGGGCGCACTCACCGCGTGGCTGCAGGAGCGGGGCGTCACCCGCGAGTACCTGCCCGAGAAGCTCGTCGTCACCGACGCGATGCCGATGGCCGCGGGCGGCAAGATCGCCAAGGCACGGGTGCGCGAGCTGGCGGTGCGCGAGCCGAATTGAGCACTGACCGAGGACACGCCCAGGCGGGCCGGCACGCCGGGTGAGGCCACGAATCCGGTCCCGGCATGTCTTCTTCGACGCTCTGGACTGCGGAAGGATTCGCGTCGGCCGCCGCCAACAACGTGCACTGCAGCGTTGCGCGCAGGCCTCCGAGCCCATTCTGTTGTCGTGCGATGTCGCGCGTCCTGCCGCGTGGCCCGGAGTGCACGATTCCTTCCGCAATGCAGAGCC is a window from the Tomitella gaofuii genome containing:
- a CDS encoding lysophospholipid acyltransferase family protein, whose translation is MGGWTALLGKPAAAVRRALTPGPGGLEGRDPEFIREMLPRFWLAARLYFRAEVDGFDNVPDEPVLFVGNHSGGADIPDTFVFLLGYHTFFTVEGRPLVGLAHKIVTRMPVVGDFARKFGMVQADMDTAAELLRGGANVLVYPGGDVEALRPWRDRNRIVFDGRKGFLRLAHANGVKIVPVVATGGQETFYVFNDGRRTAQLLRFDKLLRVKSVPISLSVPWGLLPADLPHIPLPAKIRIQVLEPIDLHERYGDDPDWDDAYEYVTSVMQVALSRLAAKSVIPVVS
- a CDS encoding class I adenylate-forming enzyme family protein codes for the protein MPPMDSERALHALAPFTSDPMAWTHLSASELVHHRAAVQPDDAAYLSPAGTTTWAEYDALADAVRDAAATLPGPATALVFLPDTAEFHAAIVGLYRAGVLAAATGARSGTAELAHIASASDATVLVTAPEMRGATAHALADAVRARGANIAHTLLVEPGRVTVDGATPGRPAVPERAFSVDDVSYLNATSGTTGLPKLVTHTQRRWTTFAAIACRGADLAPDEVVASFVPAPYGFGLWTAHFLPALLGRPAVVLDRFDATAAVRLLAEHRATLLGAVSTQFRMMLQADPDGLARLDGLRVMYTGGEAVPRTEAERFEALTGAKVLQFYGSNEAGGVSATTVFDDDETRLGTGGHVLDEMRLRLVDAGREVRGPGVRRGQPAVRGPLASPGYFRDEAADAELFTDDGWLLLGDVVEVDEENRLRVVGRVADVIIRGGKNISAAEVEDLVREHPSVSMVAAVGVPDTVFGERLCVVVALEAGAALSLGALTAWLQERGVTREYLPEKLVVTDAMPMAAGGKIAKARVRELAVREPN